From Miscanthus floridulus cultivar M001 chromosome 15, ASM1932011v1, whole genome shotgun sequence, the proteins below share one genomic window:
- the LOC136507967 gene encoding probable polyamine transporter At3g19553, with protein sequence MIGEAAVDPPAPRPRQLTVLPLIALIFYDVSGGPFGIEDSVRAGGGALLPILGFLILPVLWSLPEALVTAELASAFPTNAGYVAWVSAAFGPAAAFLVGFSKWASGTLDNALYPVLFLDYLRSGGGVALPPAVRSLAVLALTAALTYLNYRGLHIVGLSALALTAFSLSPFLALTVLAAPQIRPSRWLAIDARAVDLRGYFNSMFWNLNFWDKASTLAGEVEEPRKTFPKAVFGAVGLVVGAYLIPLLAGTGALPSETAAEWTDGFFSEVGQRIGGPWLRVWIQAAAAMSNMGLFEAEMSSDSFQLLGMAEMGMIPAIFARRSRYGTPTFSILCSATGVVILSFMSFQEIIEFLNFLYGLGMLAVFAAFVKLRVKNPDLTRPYRIPVGTAGAAVMCAPPVVLITTVMCLASARTVLINAVVIVAGVALYYVVERAKRHAWAEFLAPVPPAESSHGPATAPDASDVEDIRAGLLADETEDEQGSKVE encoded by the exons ATGATCGGCGAGGCGGCCGTCGATCCCccggcgccgcggccgcggcAGCTGACGGTGCTGCCCCTCATCGCGCTCATCTTCTACGACGTCTCGGGGGGCCCCTTCGGCATCGAGGACTCGGTccgcgcgggcggcggcgcgctGCTCCCGATCCTCGGCTTCCTGATCCTCCCGGTCCTATGGTCGCTCCCGGAGGCGCTAGTCACCGCCGAGCTCGCCTCCGCGTTCCCCACCAACGCAGGGTATGTGGCCTGGGTGTCCGCCGCCTTCGGCCCCGCCGCGGCGTTCCTCGTCGGGTTCTCCAAGTGGGCTTCCGGGACGCTCGACAACGCGCTCTACCCGGTGCTCTTCCTCGACTACCTCCGCTCCGGCGGCGGGGTCGCGCTGCCGCCGGCGGTCCGCTCGCTGGCGGTGCTCGCGCTCACGGCCGCGCTCACCTACCTCAACTACCGGGGGCTCCACATCGTCGGCCTCTCGGCGCTGGCGCTCACCGCGTTCTCGCTCTCCCCGTTCCTCGCGCTCACCGTGCTCGCCGCCCCCCAGATCCGCCCGTCCCGCTGGCTCGCCATCGACGCCCGGGCCGTCGACCTCAGGGGCTACTTCAACTCCATGTTCTGGAACCTTAACTTCTGGGACAAGGCCAGCACGCTCGCCGGCGAGGTCGAGGAGCCCAGGAAGACGTTCCCCAAGGCGGTGTTCGGCGCCGTCGGGCTCGTCGTCGGCGCGTACCTCATTCCGCTGCTGGCTGGTACCGGCGCGCTGCCGTCGGAGACGGCGGCCGAGTGGACTGATGGCTTCTTCTCCGAGGTCGGGCAGCGGATCGGCGGGCCGTGGCTGCGCGTGTGGATccaggccgccgccgccatgtccaACATGGGGCTCTTCGAGGCCGAGATGAGCAGCGACTCCTTCCAGCTACTCGGCATGGCCGAGATGGGCATGATCCCTGCAATCTTTGCCCGCAG GTCGAGGTACGGAACGCCGACGTTCAGCATCCTGTGCTCGGCGACGGGGGTTGTGATCCTCTCCTTCATGAGCTTCCAGGAGATCATCGAGTTCCTCAACTTCCTCTACGGGCTCGGGATGCTGGCCGTGTTCGCGGCATTCGTGAAGCTGCGCGTCAAGAACCCGGACCTGACGAGGCCATACCGGATCCCCGTCGGCACCGCGGGGGCCGCCGTCATGTGCGCCCCGCCCGTCGTGCTCATCACCACCGTCATGTGCCTCGCGTCGGCCAGGACCGTCCTCATCAACGCCGTCGTGATCGTCGCCGGTGTCGCGCTGTACTACGTTGTGGAGCGCGCCAAGAGGCACGCATGGGCCGAGTTCTTGGCGCCCGTGCCTCCAGCTGAGAGCTCCCATGGACCAGCTACGGCGCCTGACGCCTCCGACGTTGAGGATATCCGCGCGGGATTGCTCGCCGACGAAACGGAAGACGAACAAGGCAGCAAGGTCGAGTAG